A window of Nicotiana sylvestris chromosome 8, ASM39365v2, whole genome shotgun sequence genomic DNA:
ctcatgactggtgacaccccgatgtcgggctatgtctattccgcaaattgtaatattcacctttattttgggatttttattatgttaaagacttaatctgtgttattttaattgctttaaatgaattgggtgtgtgtcggctggccttgttttcatgagatgcgccatcacgatcgggtctgggtttagggttgtgacactATTAGATACGTTGGTGTCCCGCTGAACACTAAACGGTTATCTGTGATGTAGTGTTACCCATTGGTTGACGATATGCTGGGTAAAATAGCCTCACGGAATGCCATACACTTATACTATGCTGAGAGAGTTCAACTAATAAAGAATGTCTTGTTTTCTCTACAAACCAGCTGGTCCCAAATCTTTTTTCTGcccaaaaaaattatttatattattaaatcaaCTTGCAGAACATTCTTATGGACCGGGGCTGTTGCATTATCAAAAAAAGTATTGCTAGCATTGGATAAAGTTTACTAGCTAAAATCAACAGGAGGCTACCATATTCTGAATGTTAGGATGTGGAATAGAGCAACTATATGCAAGTTATTGTGGAACTTATGCCGAAAAACAGATAAGTTGTGGGTTCAATGGTTCCACATTTATTATGCTAAGAAGAGAGAAATTACGGAGATAGAACCTAAACAAGTCTCTTGAATGTTGTTGAAGATACGGAAAGCTAAACATTACCTCATAGATGTTGGTATTGATATTGTTGAACTAAGGCGAATGCAAAACTTCTCTATAAAAAAATATACTAGATGGTATGTGGTACCTTTGTAAAGGTTCCACGGAGGAAATTGACAAGCAACAACTATACTTCTCCAAAGTGGATATTCATTCTAAACCTGGCTGCTTGGGGTAGATTGAATACAAAGGACAATCTGGCCAAATGGGGTATTGTAATTGAATGGAAGTGTATCTTGTGTAAAGAGAAGAATGAAACCATTACACGTCTCTTTTTCGAGTGCAAAATTTCTACTGAATTATGGGGAAAGATATTTCTATGGCAAGGGATAAGAAGACCGGTGATGACATGGCGGCAAGAACTACACTGGGTTGTTACCAAGATGAAAGGCAAGAATATCAATGCTAAGATCTATAGAATGGCCTTTGCAGGTTGTGATTACTACATTTGGCAAGAGAGGAATCTAAGGGTATTTCAGAATAACTAAAGAAGTGTTGGGATAATTACAAGATAAGTGATTCAAGACATATTCTCTAGAGGGAGCATGAAACATACGATGACCAGGAGGCTTGAAAGCTTAAATTTTTACTCGATCGGTTGTTACAGTAGATTATAGTAGGCGGATGATTTGTAACTACTTAGAAGTTCTGTAGTTGCTCAGAGTTTTGAGGCTTCATGCCTAACTCTAGATCTTTTTGTTGCTTAGATACCGCACATAATTTCTTTGgtgaaataaaattttatttactaaaaaaaattaataatttaaaatatttagaaGACATATAAATAAATCGAAATAAAACAAAATTTATTTCACTTTCGAAATACGAACAACATCACATAAATTAGGATAAAGGGAAAACATAATTACTATAACAGGTTCATATATTATATATTGATTTGTGGAGAATTTTATCAATAAGTCTAGTTGTTTTTGTATAACTAGTTAATTGAATTGATTGAATTTGTACTTCATGTAACAAAAAAGTAActgaaaaaattaaaataaaaataccacAAAAGATTTGGAACCAAGAAAATCACATCTAATAATTAGTTTGATTTCTTTTTAAATAAAAATCAAATCTAGCAAACACCTTAACTTATACTCCCTCTATTTCAAAAGGActgataatattttttattagtctatttcaatatttttttaatagaaaataTTTATAGTTATACAAATACTACGATAGATTTAAAATAACAACTTTTAGAAAATTTGTAGCAATACAAATATGGTTTAGTTAAGACAACTTTTTTGGAATGGAAGGAACATGTTTTATTTCTTATAATATTGGTAATAATTCACCAGGCCGACCGGTTAGAAAAAAGGAGACCAAAAAAAAAGTACAAATATTTTGACGGCACGccaaatttgaaagcttgagtgACAAGTCCCACTATATAACTTAGCTCCACACTCCATAGTTACATCAAGAAAATGGAGGAAATATCAACAGTTTTGGCCAAACAATTGCCACAAGAAATCATCTTTGAAATTCTCTTGAGGTTACCTATCAAATCTTTCTTGAAATTCAGGTCTGTTTCAAAATCATGGCTTTCTTTAATCTCATCTCCTTTATTCAACAAAACCCATGTCAGTTTTACCTTAAACAACCCCAAAatgactgattttagacttgctGTAATAGCCTCAGTTTCTAAATTGGGCAGAATCTGCAATATTTACAACATGGGGTTTGAAAAAGATTCATTTTTTACTGTGGTTAAACATAGTAATCCTGCTAAATCTTTATCTCTCTCTGCTAAGATTTTGGGTTCTTGCAATGGGTTAATTTGTTTAACTAGTGATAGATTTACACTAATGTTATTCAACCCATGTACTGGAAATTTTAATGTATTTCCTGATTCAATGCTGAAAGATAATAGTGGTGGTTGTTATGTTAGATATGGATTTGGTTATGATTCATGTAATGAAGATTATAAGGTTGTGAAAATCTTCAGTTTTCCTCGGGCTGAGGGTAGATATGAGAACATGGTTAAGGTTTATAGCTTAAAGGCTAAATCTTGGTCAACTGTTGAGGGTTTTAATAGTGGTAATATTAATGGAAAGTTGGGTGTGTTTGTAAATGGGGCTCTTCATTGGGAAGCATGTTATAATTATTGTTCGAGTGATTCTTGGGAGATTGTTACTTTGGATTTGGCTGCAGGGCAATATGGTAAAATAGCTCTGCCGAGATACGAAGATGAAGGTATTTATTGGACATTAGGTGTTTCAAGAGGGTATTTACTTGCTTGTTGCAACTATGAACCAAAAAAGGCAGATATGTGGGTAATGAAGGAGTATGGTGTCGAGAAATCTTGGACTAAATTGGTTACCATGTCATTGCCGGTTGATCGTAGGGATTATATCTTACCATTGTTTGTGACAGAGAATGGCGATGAAGTTTTGTTGCAGCTTGGCGCAGAGCTAATGCAGTACAGTTCAAGGAATGCATCATTCAAACGACTCGATTTCATGTCAGGTGATTTTCGTCAAGTTCAAATGGCTTCCTACTTTGAGAGTCTTGCTTCACCACATATTTAGTGAGGTGATGATAGGTTAAAGGTGAAGGCAAATGAGTTTAAGAGATGGTAAAAGATCTTTTCGATTGCCTGGTGCCTGCTCCTGTTCTCATTGTTATTAATAACATTGTGTCTTTTCGTTGTATTAGTTGTATTCTTCTTATCATTTAAGGTGTTTGGCCGTTCAGCAACATTGACTAAGCAATGCTACTGTTATCATGCTCAATTGAAGTTCAATCTTCTCGCTCAATTCATATCATGCACCATGTGGATACAAAAtcctttgtcacgaccctaaaacagatccgattgtgatggcgcctatcgtgaaactagatCAGCCGACACAATCCCCCAAACCAACTAAACAGATATAATAATTATTTAAAGTTATTAATAagctataaatcccaaaatatagagtagaatagaacaatgcggaaacaacagagcccgacatcggggtgtcaccagtcatgagcatctaaaaatccgtctaaaaatatgaaaagaatACATAGTCTAATACAAGGCTAGTACAAAgggaaaataaagataggaaggagaagtaTTAgactgcgaacgccgagcaactacctagtcaactccgaacaagCCTGTTGTGGAAGCACTCAGCCTTTGCTAGCATGACCTgagactcctgaatctgcacacagggtgcagggagtaatgtgagtatgccaattcagtaagtaataaaagtaaaggtagttgagcgataagaaaacacgtaaacacAACATAACGCTACAGCAAAAAAGTATAAAACCAGTACaatgcagtaaaacagtaaaagctcataaaacaccttagttcagcgAAAACATCTTTAAAacttctagttttgtgatttttgtcgaaatccaagacgtgggcccgggggtcgggtttggccaatttcgaattcttgatgtaaattggttattttcgagtgggctttgttcccttagcatattttgatggtataaatctatttttggatagatttggtgcattcggaggccgattcgagaggcaaaggcatcgtgcgctagagtttggactggatagaggtaaataatgattgtaaatgctgtcctaagggtatgaaaccccgaatttcacatcgttgtgctactttgaggtgacacacatgctaaatgacaagcgtggggtagtgcaccgttggagattgtgacttagtctgtcccatATGACTGTTAAATCGCATATTTGAAAGAAAACTtgttgatatcattgtgttttggaaattattaccatgttttgggctgaatgtcgtatttggacctcgtgccaactgttttggacccttaggggatttttattactattcctcactgttttgacttcatatttatactcagtcatattgtattctactgtttcataactcaaccatgtttactccgttttgacatttttaaatgatattgtgggctgagtatcatgttttactatgcccgagtgaTTTTTAGaaatttctgactgagtaagaccGAGAGCCTGTGTTTTAGTAATTCAAACGAATAATGAAATCAGGGAGATAAGGAATGAAACATAAAtaaataccaacagaaccagcccatcgggctatttcacaatcacttgtatcagcccctcgggcaataacatgaaacaacaatagcccctcgggaaatatcaCATCTTACActtggtacccgcgctcactaggggtgtacagactcctggaggggctccttacagctcaagcacaataacaagtcatctcatggcataatcaaacaggaactcggcctcataacaagccacatcttagcgtaacaaatcaggccctcggcttcaTAATCATGAATTAATACAACACTGCTGTgtcacgcaacccgatcccatagtaaCCTCACAAAAAGGCCGTGTACGCTCAAACGTACTCCGGAAGACTTGTTGCAGAATGAAGACTCggggttatgcaaatgatgacagttATAAGCAGTAAACACATAAAGCAAAAACTGTCAACACATAAACAACtagcaaataataataaaaatataaaaacataataaaaatcaAGTAAAGCTAATGAAAAGGCTcagagacctcaaccaaatattctaaaagccaacaagatcgTAGTACTAGCTCGAATAtgcaactccccagcagagtcgccaaagatGTCATACCGTTTTTTTAACCAAACTTCACTCAaccctcttaaattaataaaagtaatttagtaaaagcttgaaaagggtttttaattaaaaagtgacaaagattgtattcaaaaggaaaactcagagtcgccacctggcaTGTAATTTCGGTGTGCCAAGCCACCGgtttttttagaaaatatttttccttttaaaacactcGGACTCAAAACTAAGTCCGCACCAGAGGtttgggtaagggggttcatttgactcgggaagAAGGTGTTAGTCACTCCCCAAGTCCCATAACTAGTACAGTTGCGTACccgatctagttggcttttagaatattcaagttaaagtaaaatcaaagaaaagcagaATAAACACACATGAGGCTTGAGGTTATCCCCtcctaataaaagaaaatgaaaaggaaaggaaaagaaaaatcctAAGCTAACCTATACTACGACTTCTCCACCATGCTCGACAAGGCCTCCAAAATATTTACATAGTTCTTTGGGACATACCCGGGATAATAATATATACAAACCCCTTAGgtcattccccggataaattcaACTAGGGGAACGACCTCTTGCCCCGAAATTAAAAGCAAGCAAATAGAAAAATCCTAATATTGCC
This region includes:
- the LOC138874683 gene encoding uncharacterized protein, which codes for MVCGTFVKVPRRKLTSNNYTSPKWIFILNLAAWGRLNTKDNLAKWGIVIEWKCILCKEKNETITRLFFECKISTELWGKIFLWQGIRRPVMTWRQELHWVVTKMKGKNINAKIYRMAFAGCDYYIWQERNLRVFQNN
- the LOC138874684 gene encoding F-box/kelch-repeat protein At3g23880-like, with the protein product MEEISTVLAKQLPQEIIFEILLRLPIKSFLKFRSVSKSWLSLISSPLFNKTHVSFTLNNPKMTDFRLAVIASVSKLGRICNIYNMGFEKDSFFTVVKHSNPAKSLSLSAKILGSCNGLICLTSDRFTLMLFNPCTGNFNVFPDSMLKDNSGGCYVRYGFGYDSCNEDYKVVKIFSFPRAEGRYENMVKVYSLKAKSWSTVEGFNSGNINGKLGVFVNGALHWEACYNYCSSDSWEIVTLDLAAGQYGKIALPRYEDEGIYWTLGVSRGYLLACCNYEPKKADMWVMKEYGVEKSWTKLVTMSLPVDRRDYILPLFVTENGDEVLLQLGAELMQYSSRNASFKRLDFMSGDFRQVQMASYFESLASPHI